A window of the Nocardia sp. NBC_01329 genome harbors these coding sequences:
- a CDS encoding LysR family transcriptional regulator, with protein sequence MGELDLATVRAFVAVADEGQFSAAAALLGISQQAVSKRIARLEKQLGRDLFDRVPTGATPTAAAARFLPNARSLLAVADEAVATVVRQPRPLRVAVLGERATEMRAMRYYLGRHPDRDTEIVLTNAFVTSRDALVAGRVDASFARAHGGPRALPARITAIPFHLDQLHLLVGKGHPLAGRAAVTLGELAGVTVWVPGTSVESEWTDYYRELSRYSGVVIDSSRRADMFPDIAGDRGPAPIAMVIEHIADSDTLATFSADGFESPWHPHIRRVPVVDPTPAYPHALLWDRTDPHPGIADLVAYFRDNYNRDIARDCWIPEIDRPLFLPA encoded by the coding sequence GTGGGCGAGCTCGATCTGGCGACGGTGCGAGCCTTCGTCGCCGTCGCCGACGAAGGCCAGTTCAGCGCGGCAGCCGCACTGCTCGGGATCAGCCAGCAGGCGGTGTCCAAGCGGATCGCGCGGCTGGAGAAGCAGCTCGGCCGCGACTTGTTCGATCGAGTGCCCACCGGTGCCACCCCGACAGCGGCCGCCGCCCGGTTCCTGCCGAACGCGCGTTCCCTGCTCGCCGTCGCCGATGAGGCCGTCGCCACGGTGGTGCGGCAGCCGCGACCATTGCGGGTCGCGGTCCTGGGCGAGCGGGCGACCGAGATGCGGGCCATGCGGTACTACCTCGGCCGCCACCCCGACCGCGATACCGAGATCGTGCTGACCAACGCGTTCGTCACCTCTCGCGACGCCCTGGTCGCCGGGCGGGTAGACGCGTCCTTCGCCCGCGCCCACGGCGGGCCCCGCGCCCTCCCGGCGCGGATCACTGCGATCCCGTTCCATCTGGATCAGTTGCATCTGCTGGTCGGCAAGGGGCATCCGCTGGCCGGGCGGGCGGCGGTGACGCTCGGCGAACTGGCCGGCGTCACGGTGTGGGTGCCCGGGACGTCGGTGGAATCGGAATGGACCGACTACTACCGCGAACTGAGCCGGTACAGCGGAGTCGTGATCGACAGCAGTCGCCGAGCCGACATGTTCCCCGATATCGCCGGCGACCGCGGACCGGCCCCGATCGCGATGGTGATCGAGCACATCGCCGATTCGGACACGCTGGCGACCTTCAGCGCCGACGGTTTCGAATCCCCGTGGCATCCGCATATCCGCCGGGTGCCCGTCGTAGACCCGACTCCGGCGTACCCGCACGCGTTGCTGTGGGACAGGACCGATCCGCATCCGGGTATCGCGGACCTGGTCGCCTACTTTCGTGACAACTACAACCGCGATATCGCGCGCGACTGCTGGATCCCCGAGATCGACCGGCCCTTGTTCTTGCCCGCGTAG
- a CDS encoding adenylate/guanylate cyclase domain-containing protein, whose product MNVANQRPDVIEVLRRARHQLPGDPAFGDPLSVTGPGGARAVARAADRLVGDNPSAAREIGFGALQVWQAMLERLGRGQGTQEMTVMFTDLVSFSSWSLTAGDEATLDLLRKVAKAIEPPIAERGGQVVKRMGDGVMAVFPSADRAVAAAIAAKRNLADITADSYRPRMRVGLHTGSPREIGGDWLGVDVTIAARVMEAGGNGKMMISEATLAALDPETLDELGHTARPYRRSFFAAPLSGVPEDLRIYRVSSA is encoded by the coding sequence ATGAACGTGGCGAACCAGCGTCCGGACGTGATCGAGGTGTTGCGCCGAGCCCGCCACCAGCTCCCCGGTGACCCCGCGTTCGGCGATCCGCTCTCGGTCACCGGGCCCGGCGGCGCCCGCGCCGTCGCACGTGCCGCCGACCGGCTGGTCGGTGACAACCCGAGCGCGGCCCGGGAGATCGGTTTCGGCGCACTACAGGTCTGGCAGGCGATGCTCGAACGCCTGGGCCGGGGTCAGGGCACCCAGGAGATGACGGTGATGTTCACCGATCTGGTCTCGTTCTCCTCCTGGTCGCTCACCGCGGGCGACGAAGCTACGCTGGATCTGCTGCGCAAGGTAGCCAAAGCCATCGAACCGCCCATCGCCGAACGCGGCGGTCAGGTGGTGAAACGGATGGGTGACGGCGTGATGGCGGTGTTCCCGTCCGCCGACCGGGCCGTCGCGGCCGCGATCGCGGCGAAACGCAACCTCGCCGATATCACCGCGGACAGTTACCGGCCCCGCATGCGGGTCGGCCTGCACACCGGTTCACCGCGGGAGATCGGCGGCGACTGGCTGGGTGTGGATGTCACCATCGCCGCCCGGGTGATGGAGGCGGGTGGCAACGGCAAGATGATGATCTCCGAGGCCACGCTGGCCGCGCTGGACCCGGAGACCTTGGACGAACTCGGGCACACCGCGCGCCCCTACCGCCGCAGTTTCTTCGCTGCCCCGCTCAGCGGAGTACCGGAGGATCTGCGGATCTACCGGGTCAGTTCGGCCTGA
- a CDS encoding ABC transporter permease, producing the protein MGVIAAERIKLTSTRSPWWCSVIVVALAVGFAALFGLIGRIAADDPQASGAPALTVDTAFLGISGFGVMVLAIMATLTVTSEYRFGIIRTTFQAVPNRLLVIGTKAGLVGLYAAALTTVLAFAAYAVAKAVAGDAGSTLVLDGNWRALYAIPILAFLNVVLAIGIGVLVRQSAAAISLIVLWQLIVEPLVGALGKVGREISAFLPFQNASRFALMDESMASGNWHWGAWGSLIYFIAFVALVTGVALLVVNRRDA; encoded by the coding sequence ATGGGTGTTATCGCCGCGGAACGCATCAAACTCACTTCCACCCGGTCACCGTGGTGGTGCTCGGTGATCGTCGTGGCTCTCGCGGTCGGCTTCGCCGCCCTGTTCGGGTTGATCGGCCGGATCGCCGCCGACGACCCCCAGGCCTCCGGCGCGCCGGCCCTGACCGTGGACACGGCCTTTCTCGGGATCAGCGGGTTCGGGGTGATGGTGCTGGCCATCATGGCCACCCTGACCGTGACCAGCGAATACCGGTTCGGCATTATTCGCACCACCTTCCAGGCGGTACCCAATCGCCTGCTGGTGATCGGCACCAAAGCCGGCCTGGTCGGGCTGTACGCGGCCGCGCTGACCACCGTGCTGGCCTTCGCCGCGTACGCGGTGGCCAAAGCGGTGGCCGGGGATGCCGGATCCACGCTGGTCCTGGACGGCAACTGGCGGGCTCTGTACGCGATACCGATCCTCGCCTTCCTCAATGTGGTGCTCGCCATCGGTATCGGTGTGCTGGTCCGGCAGTCGGCCGCGGCGATCTCGTTGATCGTGCTCTGGCAGCTGATCGTCGAACCGCTGGTCGGAGCACTGGGTAAGGTGGGGCGTGAGATCAGCGCGTTCCTGCCGTTCCAGAACGCGAGCCGCTTCGCGCTGATGGACGAGTCGATGGCGTCGGGCAACTGGCACTGGGGTGCGTGGGGCAGCCTCATCTACTTCATCGCCTTCGTCGCACTCGTCACCGGCGTCGCATTGCTGGTGGTGAACCGGCGCGACGCCTGA
- a CDS encoding ABC transporter ATP-binding protein, with translation MIEVRGLTKHYGQTVAVQDLTFTVKPGQVTGFLGPNGAGKSTTMRMILGLDRPTAGSALVNGRPYGQLKHPLREVGALLDAKWVHPNRSARAHLEWMAASNGLPKSRVEEVLRLVGLSEVAGKSAGGFSLGMSQRLGLAGALLGDPKVLLFDEPVNGLDPEGILWIRRFMQRLAAEGRTVLVSSHLLSEMAQTADHLVVIGRGRLISDSTTSEFIERASESSVRVRSPQLDELRSLLTSNGMTVKQNEGNADGAALVVNGVTSDAVGALAGEHNITLFELAPQRGSLEEAFMRMTGGDVQYHGEVGPQGDVAAAPLGGEPAQPVEPKVLGGAK, from the coding sequence ATGATCGAAGTCCGGGGCTTGACCAAGCATTACGGGCAGACCGTCGCGGTCCAGGATCTGACCTTCACGGTGAAACCGGGTCAGGTCACCGGATTTCTCGGACCCAACGGCGCCGGTAAATCCACCACTATGCGCATGATCCTCGGCCTGGATCGCCCCACCGCGGGCAGCGCGCTCGTCAACGGCAGACCGTACGGGCAGCTGAAGCATCCGTTACGTGAGGTCGGCGCGCTGTTGGACGCGAAATGGGTGCATCCCAACCGTTCGGCGCGGGCTCATCTGGAATGGATGGCGGCCTCCAACGGGTTGCCGAAATCCCGGGTGGAGGAGGTGTTGCGCCTGGTGGGCCTCTCCGAGGTCGCCGGTAAATCGGCCGGTGGGTTCTCCCTCGGCATGTCACAGCGGCTCGGTCTGGCCGGTGCGCTGCTGGGTGATCCGAAGGTCCTGCTGTTCGACGAGCCGGTCAACGGCCTCGACCCGGAGGGCATCCTCTGGATCCGGCGGTTCATGCAGCGGCTGGCCGCCGAGGGCCGCACCGTTCTGGTTTCCAGTCATCTGCTGTCGGAGATGGCACAGACGGCGGACCATCTGGTGGTCATCGGCCGCGGCCGGCTCATCTCCGATTCCACGACCTCGGAGTTCATCGAACGCGCGTCGGAGTCCTCGGTGCGGGTGCGCAGTCCACAGCTCGACGAGTTGCGCAGCCTGCTCACCTCCAACGGAATGACCGTGAAACAGAACGAGGGCAATGCCGACGGCGCGGCTCTGGTGGTGAACGGGGTAACCAGCGACGCGGTCGGCGCGCTGGCGGGTGAGCACAACATCACGCTTTTCGAACTTGCCCCGCAGCGAGGTTCGCTGGAGGAGGCGTTCATGCGGATGACCGGCGGGGATGTCCAATATCACGGTGAGGTCGGCCCGCAGGGAGATGTCGCGGCTGCCCCACTGGGCGGAGAACCGGCACAGCCGGTCGAGCCCAAGGTTCTCGGAGGTGCCAAGTAA
- a CDS encoding thiazole synthase has translation MGTGGAENLTVLEEALLASGTELTTVAMRRVDAAGGTGVLDLLKRLDITPLPNTAGCRTAAEAVLTAQLAAEALDTRWVKLEVIADDRTLLPDPIELIDAAEQLVDAGFTVLPYTNDDPALARRLEDAGCAAVMPLGSPIGTGLGIGNPHNIEMIVSRAQVPVILDAGIGTASDAALAMELGCSAVLLATAVTRAEHPALMAAAMADAVRAGYRARAAGRIPKRFWAQASSPGR, from the coding sequence ATGGGCACCGGCGGCGCGGAGAACCTGACCGTGCTGGAGGAAGCCCTGCTCGCCTCCGGTACGGAACTGACCACCGTCGCCATGCGCCGGGTCGATGCCGCGGGCGGTACCGGCGTGCTCGATCTGTTGAAACGGCTCGATATCACGCCGCTGCCCAATACCGCGGGCTGCCGGACCGCGGCCGAGGCGGTTCTCACCGCCCAGCTGGCCGCCGAGGCCCTGGACACCAGGTGGGTCAAACTCGAGGTGATCGCCGACGACCGGACCCTGCTGCCCGATCCGATCGAGTTGATCGATGCGGCCGAACAGCTGGTGGACGCCGGTTTCACCGTGCTCCCCTACACCAACGACGACCCCGCGCTCGCCCGGCGGCTGGAGGACGCGGGCTGCGCGGCGGTGATGCCGCTGGGTTCCCCGATCGGCACCGGCCTGGGTATCGGCAATCCGCACAATATCGAGATGATCGTGAGCCGCGCCCAGGTGCCGGTGATCCTGGACGCCGGGATCGGGACCGCCAGCGACGCCGCCCTCGCGATGGAACTCGGCTGCTCGGCGGTACTGCTGGCCACCGCGGTGACCCGAGCCGAGCATCCCGCGCTGATGGCCGCGGCCATGGCCGACGCGGTACGGGCCGGTTACCGGGCGCGGGCGGCGGGCCGCATCCCGAAGCGGTTCTGGGCCCAGGCGTCCTCACCGGGGCGGTAG
- the thiS gene encoding sulfur carrier protein ThiS, protein MTQSSTQGSPAHGSSVPIGVTVNGIDHEFTEQLTVRELLERLELPRQGVALAVDGAVFPRSRWDEPVGRGWEIDVLTAVQGG, encoded by the coding sequence ATGACACAGTCGTCAACACAAGGGTCACCGGCGCACGGATCGTCCGTGCCGATCGGGGTCACGGTGAACGGGATCGACCACGAATTCACCGAACAGCTCACCGTCCGCGAACTGCTCGAGCGTCTCGAGCTGCCGCGCCAGGGCGTGGCACTGGCGGTCGACGGGGCCGTGTTCCCGCGCTCGCGCTGGGACGAACCGGTGGGTCGCGGCTGGGAGATCGATGTGCTCACGGCGGTCCAGGGTGGCTGA
- the thiO gene encoding glycine oxidase ThiO, which translates to MSEPATDSTLAVVGGGVIGLAVAWRAAAAGWTVTLFDPAVGTGASWVAGGMLAPLSEGWPGEDAVLEFGATALAHWPDFAARLEAVTGVDVFVAAETLTVAQDAADAADLRTVADWVGKRGHELRVLDRAGVRELEPALARTVRAGLLAPTEPAVDNRRLVTALRKAVAEAGVTVRPERIDDLTGLAQQQVVLAAGAASAELWPGLPVRPVKGEILRLRHRPGAQPPPTRVVRARVHGRPVYFVPRADGLVLGATQYEAGFDTAVTVAGVRDLIGDAETVLPGIGEYELAEAQAGSRPGSPDNLPLVGRLSDRVIAATGHGRNGMLTSALTADAVVAELRGKPLAAAAAADPQRFTASAPSGGSR; encoded by the coding sequence GTGAGCGAACCTGCCACCGACTCGACCCTGGCTGTCGTCGGCGGCGGTGTGATCGGGCTGGCCGTGGCCTGGCGGGCCGCCGCGGCGGGCTGGACTGTCACCCTGTTCGATCCGGCCGTGGGAACCGGCGCCTCATGGGTGGCCGGGGGGATGCTCGCACCGCTGTCGGAGGGCTGGCCCGGTGAGGACGCGGTGCTGGAATTCGGTGCCACCGCCCTGGCGCACTGGCCCGATTTCGCGGCTCGGCTCGAGGCTGTCACCGGCGTCGATGTGTTCGTCGCCGCCGAGACCCTGACCGTCGCGCAGGATGCCGCCGATGCCGCCGACCTACGCACTGTCGCCGATTGGGTGGGCAAGCGCGGGCACGAACTGCGAGTGCTGGACCGGGCCGGAGTCCGCGAACTGGAACCAGCGCTGGCCCGTACGGTCCGCGCGGGCCTGCTCGCCCCCACCGAACCGGCCGTCGACAACCGCCGCCTGGTGACAGCCCTGCGCAAAGCGGTGGCCGAGGCAGGGGTGACCGTGCGTCCGGAGCGAATCGACGATCTCACCGGCCTCGCGCAACAGCAGGTGGTACTGGCCGCCGGGGCGGCGTCGGCCGAACTGTGGCCCGGCCTGCCTGTCCGGCCGGTGAAAGGTGAGATCCTGCGGCTGCGGCACCGGCCCGGCGCGCAACCCCCGCCGACCCGGGTCGTCCGCGCCCGGGTCCACGGCCGGCCCGTGTACTTCGTACCCCGCGCCGACGGACTGGTGCTCGGCGCCACCCAGTACGAGGCCGGTTTCGACACCGCGGTCACCGTCGCCGGGGTCCGCGACCTGATCGGTGACGCCGAAACCGTGCTGCCCGGTATCGGGGAATACGAACTGGCCGAGGCCCAGGCCGGGTCGCGCCCCGGCTCCCCCGACAATCTTCCGCTCGTCGGGCGGCTCTCCGACCGCGTGATAGCGGCCACCGGGCACGGCCGCAACGGCATGCTGACCAGCGCGCTCACCGCCGACGCGGTAGTGGCCGAGCTCCGCGGGAAACCGCTGGCCGCGGCCGCCGCGGCCGATCCGCAGCGGTTCACAGCGTCCGCACCTTCAGGAGGTAGTCGATGA
- the thiE gene encoding thiamine phosphate synthase, whose translation MQPSSPRRPLPPRDRLTTARLYLCTDARREKGDLAEFVEAALAGGVDIVQLRDKGSPGERQYGPLEAKGELAALAELKAAARRHGALLAVNDRADIALAASADVLHLGQHDLPPWYARKILGPDVVIGRSTHDRDQARLAAADENIDYFCTGPVWATPTKPGRTPAGLDLVRETAAAGPTRPWFAIGGIDGVTLPEVLAAGVERVVVVRAITAADDPEAAARELKAALLEAD comes from the coding sequence GTGCAACCGTCCTCCCCTCGCCGACCGCTGCCCCCGCGCGACCGCCTCACCACCGCCCGGCTGTACCTGTGTACCGACGCCCGCCGGGAAAAGGGGGATCTGGCCGAGTTCGTGGAAGCGGCGCTGGCCGGTGGTGTCGATATCGTCCAGCTCCGCGACAAGGGGTCGCCCGGGGAGCGGCAGTACGGTCCGCTCGAGGCCAAGGGGGAACTGGCGGCTCTCGCCGAACTGAAGGCGGCCGCCCGCCGCCACGGCGCGCTGCTCGCGGTGAACGACCGCGCCGATATCGCGCTGGCGGCGAGCGCCGATGTGCTGCACCTGGGTCAGCATGACCTGCCGCCCTGGTACGCCCGCAAGATCCTCGGTCCGGATGTGGTGATCGGACGGTCCACGCACGACCGGGACCAGGCCCGGCTGGCCGCGGCCGACGAGAATATCGACTATTTCTGCACCGGCCCGGTGTGGGCCACACCCACCAAACCCGGGCGTACGCCCGCGGGGCTGGATCTGGTGCGCGAAACCGCAGCCGCGGGGCCCACCCGCCCGTGGTTCGCGATCGGTGGTATCGACGGCGTGACGCTCCCCGAGGTGCTGGCCGCGGGCGTCGAAAGGGTAGTGGTGGTGCGTGCGATCACCGCCGCCGACGATCCGGAAGCCGCAGCGCGTGAGCTGAAGGCCGCACTGCTGGAAGCCGACTGA
- a CDS encoding SgcJ/EcaC family oxidoreductase: MSSINSPESTSTQGPPLLSVEDERAIRDLVALADRSQTDAAVLPGLHTDTTAIVNLYGRRLLGRDTFEAAMSAALDSGLGDVRTSVEVLDIRPLTADAALVSCIKTVHDQRPGAELIPPTTGALTYVTVRTSTGWKIGLAQTTPIASD, encoded by the coding sequence ATGAGTTCGATCAACAGCCCAGAGTCCACTTCGACACAGGGGCCGCCGCTCCTTTCGGTCGAGGACGAGCGTGCCATTCGTGACCTGGTGGCCCTCGCCGACCGTTCCCAGACCGACGCCGCCGTACTCCCCGGCCTGCACACCGATACAACGGCGATCGTCAACTTATACGGACGCCGGCTCCTCGGGCGCGATACCTTCGAGGCGGCGATGAGCGCGGCCCTGGACAGCGGACTCGGGGATGTCCGCACCAGCGTCGAGGTGCTCGACATCCGACCCCTCACCGCCGACGCCGCCCTCGTCAGCTGCATCAAAACGGTGCACGACCAGCGTCCAGGAGCTGAGCTGATCCCGCCGACCACCGGCGCCCTGACCTACGTGACAGTCCGGACTTCGACTGGCTGGAAGATCGGCCTCGCCCAGACGACCCCCATCGCCTCGGACTGA
- a CDS encoding acyclic terpene utilization AtuA family protein, which translates to MSGLAADPGLIRIGNCSGFYGDRFGAMREMLEGGQLDVLTGDYLAELTMLILGRDRMKDPGLGYAKTFLRQLEDCLGLALDRDVQIVTNAGGLNPAALAEKVQDLAVRLGLEVRVGYVDGDDLTGRTAELELGSPLTANAYLGAWGIAECLEAGADVVVTGRVTDASVVVGPAAAHFGWKRSDYDRLAGAVVAGHVIECGTQATGGNFAFFTELPDLGRPGFPLAEIRADGSSVITKHAGTGGAVTVDTVAAQLMYEIQGARYAGPDVTARLDTVELAADGPDRVSIRGVEGEPPPPTLKVSLNTLGGFRNEMEFILTGLDIEEKAALARRQLESWLPQRPAELDWTLARLDRSDAETEEQASALLRCVVRDPDPNKVGRAFSSVAVELALASYPGCSFTAPPGNGSPYGVYRPGYVDAAEVPHAAHRPAGCQVPVGAPSETRELTEVPEPELPEPLPSGPTKRVPLGAIALARSGDKGGDANIGVWVRTEDQWRWLAHTLTVDRLRELLPETATLEITRHVLPNLRALNFLISGLLGEGVAYQARFDPQAKGLGEWLRSRYLDIPLELLP; encoded by the coding sequence ATGAGTGGTCTGGCTGCCGATCCCGGCCTGATCCGGATCGGTAACTGTTCCGGGTTCTACGGCGACCGGTTCGGCGCGATGCGCGAAATGCTCGAGGGCGGGCAGCTCGATGTACTGACCGGCGACTATCTCGCCGAACTGACCATGTTGATCCTGGGCCGCGACCGGATGAAGGACCCCGGCCTCGGCTACGCCAAGACCTTTCTGCGCCAGCTCGAGGACTGCCTCGGCCTGGCGCTGGACCGCGATGTTCAGATCGTCACCAATGCCGGGGGCTTGAATCCAGCGGCGCTGGCCGAGAAGGTACAGGACCTGGCGGTCCGGCTCGGTCTGGAGGTGCGGGTCGGATATGTGGACGGCGACGACCTCACCGGCCGTACCGCCGAACTGGAGCTCGGGTCGCCGCTCACCGCCAACGCTTACCTGGGGGCCTGGGGTATCGCCGAATGCCTGGAGGCGGGCGCGGATGTGGTGGTCACCGGACGGGTCACCGACGCTTCGGTGGTGGTGGGCCCGGCCGCCGCCCATTTCGGCTGGAAACGCAGCGATTACGACCGGTTGGCCGGTGCGGTGGTGGCCGGTCATGTGATCGAATGCGGTACCCAGGCCACCGGTGGCAATTTCGCGTTCTTCACCGAACTCCCCGATCTCGGCCGTCCCGGGTTCCCGCTGGCGGAGATCCGCGCGGACGGTAGCAGCGTGATCACCAAACACGCGGGCACCGGCGGCGCGGTCACCGTCGATACGGTGGCGGCGCAGCTCATGTACGAGATCCAGGGCGCGCGCTACGCCGGGCCCGATGTCACCGCCCGGCTCGATACGGTCGAACTCGCGGCCGACGGCCCGGACCGCGTGTCGATCCGGGGGGTCGAGGGCGAGCCGCCGCCGCCGACGCTGAAGGTCTCGTTGAACACTCTCGGCGGCTTCCGCAACGAGATGGAGTTCATCCTCACCGGTCTCGATATCGAGGAGAAGGCCGCACTGGCGCGCCGGCAACTGGAGTCCTGGTTGCCGCAGCGCCCGGCCGAACTGGACTGGACCCTGGCGCGGCTGGACCGCTCCGACGCCGAAACCGAGGAGCAGGCCAGCGCCCTGCTGCGCTGTGTGGTTCGCGATCCCGATCCGAACAAGGTGGGTCGCGCGTTCTCCAGCGTCGCCGTCGAACTCGCGTTGGCCAGCTATCCGGGATGCAGTTTCACCGCCCCGCCCGGTAACGGTTCGCCCTACGGCGTCTACCGCCCAGGGTACGTCGACGCGGCCGAGGTTCCCCATGCCGCGCATCGCCCGGCAGGTTGCCAGGTGCCGGTCGGGGCGCCGTCGGAGACCCGGGAACTGACCGAGGTCCCGGAACCCGAACTCCCCGAACCACTTCCGTCCGGGCCGACGAAGCGGGTGCCGCTCGGCGCGATCGCCCTGGCCCGCAGCGGTGACAAAGGGGGCGACGCCAATATCGGCGTCTGGGTGCGCACCGAAGATCAGTGGCGTTGGCTGGCGCACACACTCACGGTCGACCGGCTGCGCGAACTGCTCCCCGAGACCGCGACGCTGGAGATCACCCGGCATGTGCTGCCGAACCTGCGCGCCCTGAACTTCCTGATCTCCGGTCTGCTCGGTGAAGGCGTGGCCTATCAGGCCCGATTCGATCCGCAGGCGAAGGGACTCGGCGAATGGCTGCGGTCCCGTTATCTCGACATACCGTTGGAGTTGCTGCCGTGA
- a CDS encoding acyl-CoA dehydrogenase family protein: protein MSTVWNTPERRELRATVRAFAEREILPHLDGWERDGEIPRELHKKAGALGLLGIQFPEAAGGAGGDGIDGAIVCEELHYAGVSGGLFASLFTCGIAVPHLIGAGDAEQIERWVKPTLAGEKIGALAITEPGGGSDVGHLTTTARRDGDHYVVDGAKTYITSGCRADFVVTAVRTGGPGSAGVSLLVVEKGTPGFTVGRKLDKMGWRASDTAELSYQDVRVPVSNLVGPENSGFLQIAGAFVSERVGLAVQAYSSAQRCLDLTLDWVRNRETFGRPLISRQAVQNTVTEMARRIDIARVYTRDVAARAAAGETDLIAEVCFAKNTAVESGEWVANQAVQLFGGLGYMRESEVERQYRDMRILGIGGGTTEILTGLAAKRLGYQA, encoded by the coding sequence GTGAGCACTGTCTGGAACACGCCGGAGCGCCGCGAACTGCGTGCGACCGTGCGCGCGTTCGCCGAACGCGAGATCCTGCCCCACCTCGACGGCTGGGAACGCGACGGGGAGATCCCGCGTGAACTGCACAAGAAGGCGGGTGCGCTGGGCCTGTTGGGTATCCAGTTCCCCGAGGCCGCGGGCGGAGCCGGCGGCGACGGTATCGACGGCGCGATCGTCTGCGAGGAACTGCACTACGCGGGTGTCTCCGGCGGTCTGTTCGCCTCCCTGTTCACCTGCGGTATCGCCGTACCGCATCTCATCGGCGCGGGTGATGCCGAGCAGATCGAACGCTGGGTGAAACCGACCCTGGCCGGGGAGAAGATCGGCGCACTGGCCATCACCGAACCCGGCGGCGGCTCCGATGTCGGCCATCTGACCACCACCGCCCGCCGCGACGGCGACCACTACGTCGTCGACGGCGCCAAGACCTACATCACCTCCGGCTGTCGCGCCGATTTCGTGGTGACCGCCGTCCGCACCGGCGGTCCCGGATCGGCGGGTGTCTCGCTGCTGGTGGTCGAGAAGGGCACACCCGGGTTCACGGTCGGCCGGAAACTGGACAAGATGGGCTGGCGGGCCTCCGATACCGCGGAGCTGTCCTACCAGGATGTCCGGGTGCCGGTATCGAATCTGGTGGGGCCGGAGAACTCCGGTTTCCTGCAGATCGCGGGCGCGTTCGTCAGCGAGCGGGTGGGCCTTGCCGTGCAGGCGTATTCCAGCGCGCAACGCTGCCTGGACCTCACTCTGGACTGGGTGCGCAATCGAGAGACCTTCGGCCGTCCGCTCATCAGCCGGCAAGCTGTGCAGAACACCGTCACCGAGATGGCGCGCCGGATCGATATCGCCCGGGTGTACACCCGTGATGTCGCCGCCCGCGCCGCCGCCGGGGAAACCGATCTCATCGCCGAGGTGTGCTTCGCCAAGAACACCGCCGTCGAATCCGGTGAGTGGGTCGCCAACCAGGCGGTGCAGTTGTTCGGCGGGCTGGGTTATATGCGCGAATCCGAGGTCGAACGCCAGTACCGCGATATGCGGATCCTCGGTATCGGCGGCGGCACCACCGAAATCCTCACCGGCCTGGCCGCGAAACGATTGGGGTATCAGGCATGA